One genomic window of Mercenaria mercenaria strain notata chromosome 2, MADL_Memer_1, whole genome shotgun sequence includes the following:
- the LOC128549682 gene encoding BTB/POZ domain-containing adapter for CUL3-mediated RhoA degradation protein 3-like, producing MRKVVTYDDIDMDETENEFTDSIDHEFDTEPEDIPTEEHVQQTINYIEETQKTFIKLNIGGVTFNTSYKTLSNSPESVLAHLRNKNLTVTDNTIFIDRSGKHFEYLLNFLRNGCVIPQSLLPSNITITEEILMESRFYNICELTRKLETHLRHLKLGTIN from the coding sequence ATGCGTAAAGTGGTCACATACGACGATATCGACATGgatgaaacagaaaatgaatTCACTGACAGCATTGATCACGAGTTTGACACAGAACCAGAGGACATTCCCACAGAAGAACACGTACAACAAACCATAAACTATATAGAAGAAACTCAAAAGAcattcattaaattaaatattggAGGCGTTACATTTAATACAAGCTACAAAACTCTTTCAAATTCTCCTGAATCCGTTCTAGCACATTTGAGAAACAAGAACCTAACAGTTACCGACAACACCATTTTCATAGATAGAAGCGGGAAACATTTTGAATACCTCCTAAATTTTCTTCGCAATGGCTGTGTTATACCCCAGAGCTTATTACCTTCTAATATCACCATCACGGAAGAAATCCTTATGGAATCGAGATTTTACAATATCTGTGAACTGACTAGGAAACTGGAGACACATCTACGACATCTCAAGCTGGGCACCATCAACTAA